In Prunus dulcis chromosome 1, ALMONDv2, whole genome shotgun sequence, the following are encoded in one genomic region:
- the LOC117628799 gene encoding paired amphipathic helix protein Sin3-like 4 isoform X1, with the protein MKRSREDVFMTSQLKRPMVSSRGEPSGQPQMMGGAAAQKLTTSDALAYLKAVKDIFQDNRDKYEEFLEVMKDFKAQRIDTAGVIERVKDLFKGHRELILGFNTFLPKGYEITLPLEDEQQPPQKKPVEFEEAINFVNKIKTRFQGDDHVYKSFLDILNMYRKENKSITEVYQEVAALFQEHSDLLVEFTHFLPDTSGTASIHFAPSHRNAMLRDRSSAMPPMRQMHVDKKERTMGSYADHDLSVDRPDPDHDRALMKVDKEQRRRGEKEKERREDRERRERDRDDRDFDHDGSRDFNMQHFPHKRKSARRTEDLATEQLHPGGEGDENFAEHLISSSYDDKNSAKSMYGQEFAYCDKVKEKLRNPDDYQEFLKCLHIFSKEIITRSELQSLVGDLLGRYPDLMDGFDEFLACCEKKDGFLAGVMSKKSLWNEGHLPRSVKVEDRDRDRDRERDDGVKDRERETRERDRLEKNGASGNKEVGGQKIYIFSSKDKYLAKPINELDLSNCERCTPSYRLLPKNYPIPSASQRTELASEVLNDHWVSVTSGSEDYSFKHMRKNQYEESLFRCEDDRFELDMLLESVNVTTKRVEELLEKINNNTIKMDSPIRIEEHFTALNLRCIERLYGDHGLDVMDVLRKNGPLALPVILTRLKQKQEEWARCRSDFNKVWADIYAKNYHKSLDHRSFYFKQQDTKSLSTKALLAEIKEISEKKRKEDDVLLSIAAGNRRPIIPNLEFEYPDPEIHEDLYQLIKYSCGEVCTTEQLDKVMKIWTTFLEPMLGVPTRPQGAEDTEDVVKAKNHTGKHGTVSAGDTDGSPGGGATATNSKQLNSSRNGDESIQPEQSSSCRTWAVNGANGVKDESSLDIDRAACKGDTFCNTSQQGKVQSNASTADEASGVSKQDNSNERLVNSNLSPPGLEQSNGRTNQENSSGLSPTPSRPGNGTVDGGLELPSSEGGDSTRPVISSNGAIGEGTKGLRYLEESARHFKIEREEGEISPNGDFEEDNFANYREAGLGAVQKPKDGVVGRQYQARHAEEEICGGETGGENDADADDEGEESAQRSSEDSENASENGDVSGSESGDGEECSREEREEDVDNDEHDTKAESEGEAEGMADAHDVEGDGISLPLSERFLLTVKPLAKHVPPALHDKEKDSRVFYGNDSFYVLFRLHQTLYERIQSAKTNSSSAERKWRASNDMSPSDSYARFMNALYNLLDGSSDNTKFEDDCRAIIGTQSYVLFTLDKLIYKLVKQLQTVASDEMDNKLVQLYAFEKSRKPGRFVDVVYHENARVLLHDENIYRIECSSLPTRVSIQLMDFGHDKPEMTAVSMDPNFSAYLHNEFLSVLPDKKEKSGIFLKRNKCAYGSSDELSAICEAMEGLKVTNGLECKIACHSSKVSYVLDTEDFLFRTKRKRKTLHRDSSCQKLARSSNGSSRVERFHLLLSGS; encoded by the exons ATGAAGAGGTCCAGAGAAGACGTTTTTATGACCTCACAACTCAAGCGGCCTATGGTTTCCTCTCGAGGAGAGCC TTCGGGGCAACCCCAGATGATGGGCGGAGCAGCTGCCCAGAAACTAACAACAAGTGATGCCTTAGCATATCTAAAGGCTGTGAAGGATATATTTCAAGACAACAGGGATAAATACGAAGAATTTCTTGAAGTCATGAAAGACTTTAAGGCCCAAAG AATTGACACTGCGGGTGTGATAGAGAGGGTGAAGGATTTATTTAAAGGGCATCGAGAGCTAATTTTAGGTTTCAATACCTTCTTGCCAAAGGGATATGAAATCACCCTCCCACTTGAGGACGAGCAACAGCCTCCTCAAAAGAAGCCTGTTGAATTTGAAGAAGCTATCAATTTCGTGAACAAGATTAAG ACCCGATTTCAAGGCGATGACCATGTTTATAAATCTTTTTTAGACATTCTGAATATGTACAGAAAGGAAAACAAGTCCATCACAGAGGTTTACCAGGAG GTTGCAGCACTTTTCCAAGAACACTCAGACTTACTTGTGGAGTTTACTCACTTTTTACCTGATACTTCAGGAACAGCCTCCATTCACTTTGCTCCATCGCATAGAAACGCAATGCTCCGTGATAGGAGCTCTGCTATGCCCCCTATGCGGCAAATGCATGTTGACAAG AAAGAAAGGACCATGGGTTCTTATGCTGACCACGATCTCAGTGTTGACCGTCCTGATCCTGACCATGATAGAGCTCTGATGAAAGTGGACAAAGAGCAAAGGAGGCGTGgtgagaaggagaaggagaggagagaagataGAGAAAGACGAGAACGTGACCGGGATGATAGAGATTTCGACCATGATGGCAGTAGGGACTTCAACATGCAACATTTTCCCCACAAACGGAAATCTGCTCGTAGGACTGAAGACTTGGCTACTGAACAATTGCATCCAGGTGGGGAAGGCGATGAAAACTTTGCAGAACATCTCATTTCATCCTCTTATGATGATAAAAATTCTGCCAAAA GTATGTATGGCCAGGAGTTTGCTTACTGTGACAAGGTGAAGGAGAAGTTACGAAATCCTGATGATTACCAGGAATTTCTGAAGTGCCTCCATATTTTTAGCAAGGAAATTATTACAAGATCCGAATTGCAGTCTCTG GTGGGTGATTTACTTGGAAGGTATCCAGATCTTATGGATGggtttgatgaatttttgGCATGTTGTGAGAAGAAAG ATGGGTTCCTTGCTGGTGTCATGAGTAAAA AGTCCTTGTGGAATGAAGGACATTTACCCAGATCAGTGAAGGTAGAGGATAGGGATAGGGATAGAGATCGTGAAAGGGATGATGGGGTTAAAGATAGAGAGCGTGAAACACGAGAAAGGGATCGACTTGAGAAAAATGGTGCGTCTGGAAATAAAGAAGTCGGAGGCCAGAagatttatatattttctagCAAGGATAAATACTTGGCAAAACCTATTAATGAGCTTGACCTCTCTAACTGCGAGCGCTGTACTCCAAGCTATCGTCTCCTTCCAAAGAAT TATCCAATACCTTCTGCTAGCCAAAGAACGGAGCTTGCTTCTGAAGTTTTGAATGATCATTGGGTATCCGTCACTTCTGGAAGTGAGGATTACTCTTTTAAACACATGCGCAAAAACCAGTACGAAGAAAGCCTGTTTCGTTGTGAGGATGATAG GTTTGAACTGGATATGTTGTTAGAGTCCGTGAATGTAACGACCAAGCGTGTTGAAGAACTTTTAGAAAAGATCAATAACAATACGATCAAGATGGACAGTCCAATCCGTATTGAAGAACACTTCACag CTCTGAATCTGAGGTGCATTGAGCGATTATATGGTGACCATGGGCTTGATGTGATGGATGTGTTGAGAAAAAATGGTCCATTAGCTTTGCCTGTTATATTAACCCGTTTGAAGCAAAAGCAAGAAGAGTGGGCAAGGTGTCGTTCTGATTTTAATAAAGTTTGGGCTGATATATATGCCAAGAACTATCACAAGTCACTTGATCATCGTAGCTTCTACTTCAAGCAACAGGACACAAAGAGCTTAAGCACAAAAG CCTTGCTGGCGGAGATTAAAGAGATCAGTGAGAAGAAGCGGAAGGAAGATGACGTTCTTCTCTCAATCGCTGCTGGAAATAGACGACCTATTATTCCCAATTTGGAATTTGAGTACCCTGATCCTGAAATCCATGAAGATCTGTATCAACTCATCAAATATTCTTGTGGAGAAGTTTGCACTACCGAGCAATTGGATAAAGTTATGAAGATATGGACAACCTTCCTTGAACCAATGCTTGGTGTTCCTACTCGGCCTCAAGGTGCAGAAGATACTGAAGATGTAGTGAAAGCGAAAAATCATACTGGCAAACATGGTACTGTGAGTGCGGGAGACACTGATGGCAGTCCTGGTGGCGGTGCTACTGCAACGAATTCCAAACAGTTAAATTCGTCAAGAAATGGAGACGAAAGCATTCAACCTGAACAGTCAAGCTCTTGCAGGACTTGGGCAGTAAATGGGGCTAATGGGGTTAAAGATGAAAGTTCCCTTGACATTGATCGTGCTGCGTGTAAAGGTGATACTTTCTGCAATACCTCTCAACAAGGTAAAGTGCAGAGTAATGCATCTACAGCCGATGAAGCGTCTGGAGTGAGCAAACAAGACAATTCCAATGAAAGATTAGTCAATTCTAATTTATCACCCCCTGGGTTGGAGCAAAGTAATGGAAGAACTAATCAAGAAAACTCATCAG GGCTTAGTCCTACTCCATCCAGACCAGGTAATGGCACTGTTGACGGTGGGCTTGAGTTACCTTCATCAGAG GGTGGTGATTCCACAAGACCTGTTATATCCTCAAATGGAGCAATCGGAGAAGGCACCAAAGGTCTCAGATATCTTGAAGAGTCTGCTAGACACTTCAAGATTGAAAGAGAGGAAGGTGAAATATCTCCAAACGGAGATTTTGAGGAGGATAATTTTGCAAATTACAGAGAAGCTGGTTTGGGGGCTGTCCAAAAACCAAAGGATGGTGTTGTTGGCAGGCAATATCAAGCCAGACATGCGGAAGAAGAAATATGCGGTGGAGAGACAGGGGGAGAAAATGATGCTGATGCTGACGATGAAGGTGAGGAAAGCGCTCAGAGGTCATCAGAGGATAGTGAAAATGCTTCCGAGAATGGTGATGTTTCTGGTAGTGAGTCTGGTGATGGAGAGGAATGTTCTCGTGAAGAGCGTGAGGAAGATGTGGACAATGATGAGCATGATACCAAGGCAGAGAGTGAAGGTGAAGCTGAAGGGATGGCTGATGCCCATGATGTTGAAGGAGACGGAATATCTTTACCGCTTTCAGAACGTTTTCTCCTGACTGTGAAGCCTCTTGCAAAGCATGTTCCTCCAGCTTTACATGACAAGGAGAAGGACTCTAGGGTTTTCTATGGAAATGATTCGTTCTATGTGCTTTTTAGGCTTCACCAA ACACTATATGAGAGAATACAATCGGCAAAGACTaattcatcatctgctgagaggAAGTGGCGGGCTTCAAATGATATGAGCCCTTCGGATTCTTATGCTAG ATTCATGAATGCACTTTACAATTTGCTTGACGGTTCTTCTGACAATACAAAATTTGAGGATGATTGTCGAGCCATCATTGGGACACAATCATATGTTCTATTCACATTAGACAAGCTGATCTACAAGCTTGTTAAACAG CTCCAAACAGTCGCCAGTGATGAGATGGACAATAAACTTGTCCAACTTTATGCatttgaaaaatcaagaaagcCAGGAAGATTTGTAGATGTGGTTTATCACGAAAATGCTCGAGTTCTTCTTCATGATGAGAACATTTATCGCATTGAATGT TCATCCTTACCAACCCGGGTGTCTATTCAGCTTATGGATTTTGGGCATGATAAGCCTGAAATGACTGCTGTTTCCATGGACCCTAATTTTTCCGCTTATCTGCACAATGAATTCCTCTCAGTTCTTCCtgacaaaaaagagaagtCTGGGATCTTCTTGAAGAG GAACAAATGTGCGTATGGTAGTAGTGATGAATTGTCTGCTATCTGTGAGGCCATGGAAGGACTTAAAGTCACCAATGGTTTGGAGTGTAAGATAGCTTGCCATTCATCGAAG GTCTCATACGTTTTAGATACAGAAGACTTCCTGTTTCggacaaaaaggaaaaggaaaactttGCATCGGGACAGTTCATGCCAAAAGCTGGCCAGGTCTTCCAATGGTTCGAGTAGAGTAGAGCGGTTTCACCTGTTGCTTTCTGGCTCATGA